In Herpetosiphonaceae bacterium, a genomic segment contains:
- a CDS encoding bifunctional acetate--CoA ligase family protein/GNAT family N-acetyltransferase — translation MSTIPSTPATTDPAHDVLRTARRPLEAIFAPRTVAVIGASDQEDNVGRTILWNLISTSFGGMVFPVHPQRQSVLGIKAYPSIATVPAEVDLAVIATPATTVPGIIGECVDAGVKGAIVISAGFREAGPAGIELERQVLAQARRGGMRVLGPNCLGIMRPTRGLNATFASTMARPGNVALISQSGAFCTAILDWSVYDNVGFSAFISVGSMLDIGWGDLIDELGEDPHTQSIIIYMESIGDARSFLSAAREVARSKPIIVLKAGRTASAAKAAASHTGSLVGSDEVLDAAFRRCGVVRVDTIAELFYMAEVFAKQPRPQGPRLTIVTNAGGPGVLATDALIRSGGQLAELMPETLTALDRVLPRHWSHGNPIDILGDADPLRYAKALEVVAKDRNSDGLLVVLTPQSMTHPTEIAEMLKPYAKLPGKPILASWMGGGEIIVGEATLNRANIPTFPYPDTAAKVFTTMWRYTQNLRSLYETPTLAGNGDTPDRATAARVIQTARDAGRTLLTEVESKQLLAAYDLPTVETRIATSPTEAVAHAEAIGYPVAIKLYSSTITHKTDVGGVQLDLASADAVRRAYDAIQTGVRERAGAEHFAGVTVQPMIRSSGYELIVGSSIDPQLGPVLLFGAGGHLVEVERDQALGLPPLTTILARRMMERTRIYTALKGIRGRPPVDLAGLEQLLVRFSQLVVEQRRIKEIDINPLLAAFDPARQPSLLALDARVVLHDADVRDDDLPRPAIRPYPSQYVMRWSLRDGTPVTIRPIRPEDEPLLVTFHQTLSDRSVYLRYFHPMALQTRTTHERLARMCFIDYEREMALVAERERPETGEQEIVAVGRLMKLHGKHEAEFALLIGDQYQGQGIGTALLSQLVRVGRDEHLSRIVAEILPENRGMQHVAEKVGFRLHYQLREQMTHAVIDL, via the coding sequence ATGAGCACGATACCCTCAACGCCAGCGACAACCGATCCCGCACATGACGTGCTGCGCACGGCCCGCCGTCCCCTGGAAGCGATCTTCGCGCCCCGCACCGTCGCGGTCATCGGCGCATCCGATCAGGAGGATAATGTCGGGCGAACCATTCTGTGGAATCTGATCAGCACCAGCTTTGGCGGCATGGTCTTTCCCGTCCACCCGCAGCGCCAGAGCGTGCTGGGCATCAAAGCCTATCCCTCGATCGCCACGGTGCCAGCCGAGGTTGATCTGGCGGTGATCGCCACGCCCGCGACGACCGTGCCGGGCATCATCGGCGAGTGTGTCGACGCCGGGGTCAAAGGCGCGATCGTGATCTCGGCTGGCTTCCGCGAGGCCGGTCCCGCCGGGATCGAGCTTGAGCGGCAGGTATTAGCCCAGGCGCGGCGCGGCGGCATGCGTGTGCTCGGACCCAACTGTCTCGGCATTATGCGTCCGACGCGCGGCCTGAACGCGACCTTTGCCAGCACGATGGCGCGGCCCGGTAACGTCGCGCTGATCAGCCAGAGCGGCGCGTTCTGCACGGCGATTCTGGATTGGAGCGTCTACGATAACGTCGGCTTCAGCGCGTTCATCTCTGTAGGCTCGATGCTCGACATCGGCTGGGGCGATCTGATCGACGAGCTGGGCGAAGATCCGCATACCCAGAGCATCATCATCTACATGGAGTCGATCGGCGATGCGCGCTCGTTTTTGTCGGCGGCGCGCGAGGTTGCCCGCAGCAAGCCGATCATCGTGCTCAAGGCCGGGCGCACCGCCAGCGCGGCCAAAGCTGCGGCCTCGCATACCGGCTCGCTCGTCGGCAGCGATGAGGTGCTGGATGCCGCGTTTCGGCGCTGCGGCGTGGTGCGCGTCGATACGATCGCCGAGCTGTTTTATATGGCCGAGGTCTTCGCCAAGCAGCCACGTCCGCAGGGGCCGCGCCTGACGATCGTCACCAACGCGGGCGGTCCCGGCGTGCTCGCCACCGATGCGCTGATCCGCAGCGGCGGCCAGCTTGCCGAGCTGATGCCCGAAACGCTGACCGCGCTCGACCGGGTGCTGCCCAGGCATTGGAGCCACGGCAACCCGATCGATATTCTGGGCGATGCCGATCCCCTGCGCTACGCCAAGGCGCTGGAGGTCGTCGCCAAAGATCGCAACAGCGACGGCCTGCTGGTGGTGCTCACGCCCCAGTCGATGACGCATCCGACGGAGATCGCCGAGATGCTCAAGCCCTACGCGAAGCTGCCGGGCAAGCCGATCCTGGCAAGCTGGATGGGCGGCGGCGAGATCATCGTCGGCGAGGCTACGCTCAACCGCGCCAACATCCCGACGTTTCCCTATCCCGATACTGCCGCCAAGGTGTTTACGACGATGTGGCGCTACACCCAAAACCTACGCAGCCTGTACGAGACGCCGACGCTGGCGGGCAACGGCGACACGCCCGATCGCGCGACCGCCGCGCGGGTGATCCAGACGGCGCGCGACGCTGGCCGCACGCTGTTGACCGAGGTCGAGTCCAAGCAGTTGCTCGCGGCCTATGATCTGCCGACGGTCGAGACGCGCATCGCGACCTCGCCCACGGAGGCGGTCGCGCACGCCGAGGCGATCGGCTATCCCGTGGCGATCAAGCTGTACTCGTCGACGATCACGCATAAGACCGATGTCGGCGGCGTGCAGCTCGATCTCGCCAGCGCCGACGCGGTGCGCCGTGCCTACGACGCGATCCAGACTGGGGTGCGCGAGCGCGCGGGCGCTGAGCATTTCGCGGGTGTCACTGTGCAGCCGATGATCCGCAGCAGCGGCTACGAGCTGATCGTCGGCAGCAGTATCGATCCGCAGCTTGGGCCGGTGCTGCTCTTCGGCGCGGGTGGGCACCTGGTGGAGGTAGAGCGCGATCAGGCGCTTGGTCTGCCTCCGCTGACCACGATACTGGCCCGGCGGATGATGGAGCGCACGCGCATCTACACGGCGCTCAAAGGCATTCGTGGCCGTCCGCCCGTCGATCTGGCTGGCCTGGAACAACTGCTGGTGCGCTTCAGCCAGCTCGTCGTCGAGCAGCGCCGGATCAAGGAGATCGATATTAATCCGCTGCTGGCCGCGTTCGATCCCGCGCGGCAGCCGTCGCTGCTGGCGCTCGACGCGCGCGTTGTGCTGCATGACGCCGACGTACGCGACGACGATCTGCCCCGTCCGGCGATTCGTCCGTATCCCAGCCAGTACGTGATGCGCTGGTCGTTGCGCGACGGCACGCCCGTGACGATCCGCCCGATCCGACCCGAAGACGAGCCGCTGCTGGTGACGTTTCACCAGACGCTCTCCGACCGCAGCGTGTATCTGCGCTACTTCCACCCGATGGCACTGCAAACCCGCACGACGCACGAGCGGCTGGCCCGTATGTGCTTCATCGACTACGAGCGCGAGATGGCGCTGGTGGCCGAGCGCGAGCGGCCAGAGACGGGCGAGCAAGAGATCGTGGCCGTGGGACGCCTGATGAAGCTGCACGGCAAGCATGAGGCCGAGTTCGCGCTGCTGATCGGCGATCAGTACCAGGGCCAGGGCATCGGCACCGCGCTGCTCAGCCAGCTAGTGCGCGTTGGCCGCGACGAGCATCTCAGCCGGATCGTCGCCGAGATTCTGCCGGAGAATCGCGGCATGCAGCACGTCGCGGAGAAGGTCGGCTTCCGGCTGCACTACCAGCTCCGCGAGCAGATGACTCACGCGGTGATCGATCTGTAG
- a CDS encoding FAD/NAD(P)-binding oxidoreductase, whose amino-acid sequence MTPQQIVILGGGVGGTLVANLLARKLTRQQAQVTLIDRTGRHVYQPGWLYVPFGGDPPERLERPERGLLSRKVRLVVGDARRIDRETRRVEMGSGDMIPFDLLVVATGARIVPDALPGFVEGAHHFYSAEAALRLHAALREFSGGKIVVGVADIPYKCPPAPLEFTFMLDDHLRQRGLREATEIVYLSPINRVFTIESVSEFVTPMLEQRGISYELFFNAEEIDPRARQITSMEGTTIDYDLLVLVPPHRGAQIVIESGLGDAQGWIPTDRETLQSKADQRIYVLGDASDLPVSKSGSAAHFEAKVVAQRIVSSVKGEPPEARYDGAVMCFLETGRGQASQLVFDYEHPPRPPEPNQFYHYEKTIFNHAYWYLVPRGIV is encoded by the coding sequence ATGACACCGCAGCAGATCGTTATTCTTGGCGGCGGCGTGGGCGGTACGCTGGTCGCCAATCTTCTGGCCCGCAAGCTGACCCGGCAGCAGGCCCAGGTGACGCTGATCGACCGCACGGGACGGCATGTGTACCAGCCGGGCTGGCTGTACGTGCCCTTTGGCGGCGATCCACCGGAGCGGCTTGAGCGCCCGGAGCGCGGGCTGCTCAGCCGCAAGGTCCGGTTGGTCGTCGGCGACGCGCGCCGGATCGATCGCGAGACGCGGCGAGTCGAGATGGGCAGCGGCGACATGATCCCCTTCGATCTGCTCGTCGTGGCGACCGGCGCGCGGATCGTGCCCGATGCGCTGCCCGGCTTCGTCGAGGGCGCGCACCATTTTTATAGCGCCGAGGCCGCGCTGCGCCTGCACGCGGCGCTGCGCGAGTTCAGCGGCGGTAAGATCGTCGTCGGCGTGGCCGATATTCCGTACAAGTGCCCGCCCGCGCCGCTGGAGTTCACCTTCATGCTCGACGATCATCTGCGCCAGCGCGGCCTGCGCGAGGCGACCGAGATCGTCTATCTCTCGCCGATCAACCGCGTCTTCACTATCGAAAGCGTGTCGGAGTTCGTCACGCCGATGCTGGAGCAGCGCGGCATCTCCTACGAGCTGTTCTTCAACGCCGAGGAGATCGACCCACGGGCGCGGCAGATTACCTCGATGGAGGGCACCACCATCGACTACGATCTGCTGGTGCTGGTGCCGCCGCATCGGGGCGCGCAGATCGTGATCGAATCCGGGCTCGGCGACGCGCAGGGCTGGATTCCGACCGACCGCGAGACGTTGCAGAGCAAGGCCGATCAGCGCATCTACGTGCTGGGCGACGCCAGCGATCTGCCGGTTTCCAAGAGCGGCTCCGCCGCGCACTTTGAGGCCAAGGTCGTCGCGCAGCGCATCGTCAGCTCGGTCAAAGGCGAGCCGCCGGAGGCTCGCTACGACGGCGCGGTAATGTGCTTCCTTGAGACAGGCCGTGGGCAGGCATCGCAGCTGGTCTTCGACTATGAGCACCCTCCCAGGCCGCCGGAGCCCAATCAGTTCTATCACTACGAAAAAACGATCTTCAACCACGCCTACTGGTATCTGGTGCCGCGCGGCATCGTGTGA
- a CDS encoding sulfurtransferase TusA family protein, with amino-acid sequence MNELANITIDKEIDARGSFCPGPLLELIRGVKSVETGGVIAVLSSDPGSNKDIPLWIEKAKHEFLGAFAEDGYTRFVVRKAH; translated from the coding sequence ATGAACGAGCTAGCCAATATCACGATCGATAAAGAGATCGACGCGCGCGGGAGCTTCTGCCCCGGACCGCTGCTGGAGCTGATTCGCGGCGTTAAGAGCGTCGAGACTGGCGGCGTGATCGCCGTGCTTTCGTCCGATCCCGGCTCGAACAAAGATATTCCGCTGTGGATCGAGAAAGCCAAGCACGAGTTTCTGGGCGCGTTTGCCGAGGACGGCTATACCCGCTTCGTCGTGCGCAAGGCGCATTAG
- a CDS encoding DsrE/DsrF/DrsH-like family protein: protein MSERMSLVVFSGTVDKLTAVATLTTGAAAMGMEVDLFLTFWGLEAFRHGAKQQPPRITAEYADFGPVMQELMAAKQVPHWLDTLRAAREIGDVRIFACSATMELFGLKLDELEDVVDEVTGVASFVDRAKDAKISLFI from the coding sequence ATGAGCGAACGAATGTCATTAGTCGTCTTTTCGGGGACGGTCGATAAACTCACGGCAGTTGCGACGTTGACCACGGGCGCGGCGGCGATGGGCATGGAGGTCGATCTGTTTTTGACCTTCTGGGGCCTCGAAGCGTTCCGCCACGGAGCGAAGCAGCAGCCGCCGCGCATCACCGCCGAGTATGCCGACTTCGGCCCGGTGATGCAGGAGTTGATGGCGGCAAAGCAGGTGCCCCACTGGCTGGACACGCTGCGCGCCGCCCGCGAGATCGGCGATGTGCGCATCTTTGCATGCAGCGCCACGATGGAACTCTTCGGCCTCAAGCTCGATGAGCTGGAAGACGTGGTCGACGAGGTGACAGGCGTGGCGAGCTTCGTCGATCGTGCCAAAGACGCCAAGATCTCGCTGTTTATCTGA
- a CDS encoding DUF2892 domain-containing protein: MTPNMGMTDRVLRFFLAAVIAVFYFLGYITGFWVYVLGFVAAVFVLTSIFGYCPLYTVFGFSTNERTIGTQ, translated from the coding sequence ATGACACCGAACATGGGCATGACTGACCGCGTGCTTCGCTTCTTCCTGGCAGCGGTGATCGCCGTATTCTACTTCCTGGGCTACATCACCGGCTTCTGGGTCTATGTGCTCGGCTTTGTCGCGGCCGTCTTTGTGCTGACGAGCATCTTCGGCTACTGCCCGCTCTACACGGTCTTCGGCTTCTCGACCAACGAGCGCACGATTGGCACCCAATAA
- a CDS encoding PLD nuclease N-terminal domain-containing protein — translation MTGMRNRRWDELNTTQKSGIVMLAIVQIALLVTALIDIRRRPPDKINGSKRLWTAAAFINFIGPIAYFAFGRKRST, via the coding sequence ATGACCGGGATGCGCAATAGGCGTTGGGATGAGCTGAACACCACGCAGAAAAGCGGCATCGTGATGCTGGCGATCGTTCAGATTGCCCTGCTGGTGACAGCGCTGATCGATATTCGTCGCCGTCCGCCCGACAAGATCAACGGCAGCAAGCGGCTGTGGACGGCAGCGGCTTTTATCAACTTTATCGGGCCGATCGCGTACTTCGCGTTTGGCCGCAAGCGCTCAACCTGA
- a CDS encoding adenylyl-sulfate kinase gives MAGDQQLPERLTPPADRRGFTIWLTGLPASGKTSLARELQRLLAQRGVHAVLLDSDELRGALTPQPRYTAAERDWFYGVIGYLAAWLARSGVNVLIAATAQRRAYRDQARAQIARFAEVEVCCPLAICQQRDPKGIYAQAQAGQAQHVPGVGDPYEPPLHPEATIDTGSMSPTAAARSVLAQMWALIEGDT, from the coding sequence ATGGCAGGAGATCAACAGCTACCTGAGCGCCTGACACCCCCCGCCGATCGTCGTGGCTTCACGATCTGGCTGACGGGGCTGCCCGCCTCGGGCAAAACATCGCTGGCGCGCGAGCTTCAGCGCCTCCTGGCGCAGCGCGGCGTGCATGCCGTGCTTCTCGACTCCGATGAGCTGCGCGGCGCGCTGACGCCGCAGCCGCGCTATACCGCCGCCGAGCGCGATTGGTTCTACGGTGTGATCGGCTATCTTGCGGCGTGGCTGGCCCGCAGCGGCGTGAATGTGCTGATCGCGGCGACGGCGCAGCGACGCGCCTACCGCGATCAGGCCAGAGCACAGATCGCGCGCTTTGCCGAGGTTGAGGTGTGCTGTCCCCTGGCGATCTGCCAGCAGCGCGATCCGAAAGGCATCTACGCGCAGGCACAGGCGGGCCAGGCGCAGCACGTGCCCGGCGTTGGCGATCCATACGAGCCGCCGCTCCATCCCGAAGCGACGATCGATACCGGCTCCATGTCGCCTACGGCTGCCGCGCGGTCGGTGCTTGCGCAGATGTGGGCGTTGATCGAGGGCGATACGTAG
- a CDS encoding phosphotransferase, translating to MDLNPAMIEAYLSRWQDGAVQIEGISELGGGTSGAAALKAFGYGRPLRIDYRLSPSTADARSGQPQQVVLRQVSRNGFGRERASDCVAEVWLDFNAFNRLDRHVQAQDIVGLTRDGRLESLGHVESMLLLTAYVPGQPYADDLLRIRDAGVSTELDRERALALADYLAAIHAVPHDDPLLWRRRLRDLVGHGEGIMGLTDSYPRDFPLATADDLRAIEDAANRWRWKLKPLTHRLCQVHGDFHPFNVLFTERTGFTVIDRSRGAWGEPADDLSCMTINYLFFGLQRYGRLAGPFEALYRAFWTRYLERRQDAELCAVIQPWFAWRALVLASPQWYSTLSDETRRALLSFARNVMRQEHFAWQEINSYLSA from the coding sequence ATGGACCTCAATCCCGCCATGATCGAGGCGTATCTGTCGCGCTGGCAGGATGGAGCGGTGCAGATCGAGGGGATCAGCGAGCTGGGCGGCGGCACCAGCGGAGCGGCGGCGCTCAAGGCGTTCGGCTACGGTCGTCCGCTTCGCATCGACTACCGCCTGTCGCCGAGCACAGCCGACGCGCGCTCCGGCCAGCCTCAGCAAGTCGTGCTGCGCCAGGTCAGCCGCAACGGCTTTGGCCGTGAGCGCGCATCGGATTGTGTGGCCGAGGTCTGGCTCGATTTCAACGCCTTCAATCGTCTGGATCGCCACGTGCAGGCCCAGGACATCGTCGGGCTGACCCGCGACGGACGCCTCGAGTCGCTGGGCCATGTCGAAAGCATGCTGCTGCTCACGGCGTATGTGCCCGGCCAGCCCTACGCCGACGACCTGCTGCGGATTCGCGATGCGGGCGTGTCCACGGAGCTGGATCGGGAGCGGGCGCTGGCGCTCGCCGACTATCTGGCCGCGATCCATGCGGTACCGCACGACGATCCGCTGCTCTGGCGCAGGCGGCTGCGCGATCTGGTGGGGCACGGCGAGGGTATCATGGGCCTGACCGATAGCTATCCTCGCGATTTTCCGCTGGCGACCGCCGACGATCTGCGCGCGATCGAGGATGCCGCGAACCGCTGGCGCTGGAAGCTCAAGCCGCTCACGCATCGTCTGTGCCAGGTCCACGGCGATTTTCATCCGTTCAATGTGCTGTTCACCGAGCGGACGGGCTTTACGGTGATCGACCGCAGCCGTGGCGCGTGGGGCGAGCCAGCCGACGATCTCAGCTGCATGACGATCAACTATCTCTTCTTCGGGCTTCAGCGCTATGGCCGGCTGGCGGGACCGTTCGAGGCTCTGTATCGCGCGTTCTGGACGCGCTACCTGGAGCGGCGGCAGGATGCCGAGCTGTGCGCGGTGATTCAGCCGTGGTTCGCCTGGCGCGCGCTGGTGCTGGCTAGTCCGCAGTGGTATTCGACGCTGAGCGACGAGACGCGACGTGCCCTGCTGAGCTTTGCCCGCAACGTGATGCGGCAGGAGCATTTTGCATGGCAGGAGATCAACAGCTACCTGAGCGCCTGA
- a CDS encoding CBS domain-containing protein, giving the protein METSGKSRTTRHGVQTAQEIRFWMSTPPITIGADAPISEVLAVMHEHEIRRLPVVDDDGKLRGIITDGDIRGADVLRATGLDLREIASALRRTTVYDVMTEQPIAVTPETTLREAALLMLDNKIGGLPVVNEQHVVMGMITESDLFEALVCYIDCASIAI; this is encoded by the coding sequence ATGGAAACGTCCGGGAAGTCACGCACAACGCGCCATGGCGTGCAGACTGCGCAGGAGATTCGATTCTGGATGAGCACGCCGCCGATCACGATCGGGGCGGATGCGCCCATTAGCGAGGTGCTGGCGGTGATGCACGAGCACGAGATCCGCAGGCTGCCGGTCGTCGACGACGATGGCAAGCTGCGCGGCATCATCACCGATGGCGATATTCGCGGTGCCGACGTGTTGCGCGCCACGGGCCTGGATCTGCGCGAGATCGCCAGCGCGCTTCGTCGCACCACGGTCTACGATGTGATGACCGAGCAGCCGATTGCCGTCACGCCTGAGACGACGCTGCGCGAGGCGGCGCTGCTGATGCTCGACAACAAGATCGGCGGGCTGCCGGTCGTCAACGAGCAGCACGTGGTCATGGGCATGATCACCGAGAGCGATCTGTTTGAGGCGCTGGTCTGCTACATCGACTGTGCATCGATCGCCATCTGA
- a CDS encoding VIT1/CCC1 family protein, translated as MARQMMADDIRRYRANWQDEIDSTAIYRSLATIEARPQLAQVYERLASVEEAHARFWEARLAAAHQMVPPQRPSFRARALIWLARRFGPPMVLPTLMGQEQAGQQRYDTQRETQQTALPSQERSHARLLTTITREVRGGLEGGTLAQLEGRHRAVGGNALRAAVLGANDGLVSNLSLVMGVAGAELAGQAVLITGLAGLLAGAGSMALGEWLSVQSSRELYQRQIAIEAQELAEAPEEEAAELALIYEAKGLAPDQARALAQRLVSNPQSALDTLAREELGVDPEELGGSAWEAALTSFLLFALGAIVPVAPFAFLTGFTAVLVSVAVSAIGLFVIGAGITLLTGRGVLFSGMRQVIFGLVAAALTYSIGWLIGVSLAG; from the coding sequence ATGGCGCGGCAGATGATGGCCGATGATATACGGCGCTACAGGGCCAACTGGCAGGACGAGATCGATAGCACGGCGATCTACCGATCGCTAGCGACGATTGAAGCGCGGCCACAGCTTGCGCAGGTCTACGAGCGGCTGGCGTCGGTTGAGGAGGCGCACGCGCGCTTCTGGGAGGCCAGGCTTGCGGCGGCACATCAGATGGTTCCGCCACAGCGGCCCAGCTTCCGGGCGCGCGCGCTGATCTGGCTGGCGCGGCGGTTCGGGCCGCCGATGGTGCTGCCCACGCTGATGGGCCAGGAGCAGGCAGGCCAGCAGCGCTACGATACGCAGCGTGAGACGCAGCAGACGGCGCTGCCGAGTCAGGAGCGCTCCCATGCGCGGCTGCTGACGACGATCACCCGTGAGGTGCGTGGCGGACTGGAGGGCGGCACGCTGGCGCAGCTCGAAGGACGGCATCGCGCGGTTGGCGGCAATGCCCTGCGCGCGGCAGTGCTCGGCGCGAACGATGGGCTGGTTTCAAACCTGAGCCTGGTGATGGGCGTCGCCGGAGCCGAGCTCGCCGGACAAGCGGTGCTGATCACCGGGCTGGCCGGGCTGCTGGCCGGGGCAGGCTCGATGGCGCTGGGCGAGTGGCTATCGGTGCAGAGCTCGCGCGAGCTGTACCAGCGCCAGATCGCGATCGAGGCGCAGGAGCTAGCCGAAGCGCCGGAGGAGGAGGCGGCAGAGCTTGCGCTGATCTACGAGGCCAAAGGCTTAGCGCCCGATCAGGCGCGTGCGCTCGCGCAGCGACTGGTGAGCAACCCGCAGAGCGCGCTGGATACGCTCGCCCGCGAAGAGCTGGGCGTCGATCCCGAAGAGCTGGGCGGCTCGGCCTGGGAGGCAGCGCTCACCTCCTTCTTGCTCTTCGCGCTGGGAGCGATCGTGCCGGTCGCGCCGTTCGCGTTTTTGACCGGCTTCACGGCTGTGCTCGTCAGCGTGGCTGTCAGCGCGATCGGCCTATTTGTGATCGGCGCGGGGATCACACTGCTGACCGGACGCGGCGTGCTGTTTTCGGGCATGCGTCAGGTGATTTTTGGACTGGTCGCCGCTGCGCTCACCTATAGCATCGGGTGGCTGATCGGCGTCTCGCTGGCCGGGTAG
- a CDS encoding GGDEF domain-containing protein, which translates to MQHFPIRARLYLAGCYLSGFLALGWLMSGDHPTLSAQDWLLSLGLTIVAATCQVFVVARASTTGQRSDHLTIAPLFAATLLLPRPLLALLLILTFVPEWYFHRRSWFSQLFNISEMLIAATLTRLSLFYLTGYERLSDIDLLWLIPAWSILPAILIFQLTQALMLASVLKLAQGQSWHTSGLFTIETLLLESGLACLGLGFTIAWLVDPLYGLIAGLPLVLIFEALHVPNLKEEAATDPKTGLANMRHFNEMIRRDLERASRTGQPLSLLICDLDYLRNINNTYGHQAGDTVLLGIAAILRRHIRSSDVAARFGGEEFVVLLADTDVAGAQKVADRIRSDFEHTRFDIDSPDGPIGATLSIGVACYPRDGGTAEALFRSADLAVYQAKRDGRNRVVVYAAAPSAPLELMAER; encoded by the coding sequence ATGCAGCACTTCCCCATACGCGCGCGGCTGTATCTCGCTGGCTGCTACCTCTCCGGTTTTCTGGCGCTTGGCTGGCTTATGTCCGGCGATCACCCAACGCTGAGCGCTCAAGACTGGCTGCTGAGCTTGGGCCTGACGATCGTCGCTGCGACCTGCCAGGTCTTTGTCGTCGCGCGCGCGAGCACTACCGGGCAGCGATCCGATCACCTGACAATCGCGCCGTTATTTGCGGCCACCCTGCTGCTGCCGCGTCCACTCCTCGCGCTGCTGCTGATCCTGACCTTCGTGCCCGAATGGTATTTCCACCGGCGCTCGTGGTTTAGCCAGCTCTTCAACATATCGGAGATGCTGATCGCCGCGACGCTGACCAGGCTCAGTCTGTTCTATCTCACCGGCTACGAGCGGCTGAGCGACATCGATCTGCTGTGGTTGATCCCTGCCTGGAGCATCCTACCCGCGATCCTCATCTTTCAGCTTACGCAAGCGCTGATGCTGGCGTCCGTCCTCAAGCTGGCCCAGGGACAATCCTGGCATACGAGCGGCCTGTTTACGATCGAGACGCTGCTGCTCGAAAGCGGGCTGGCGTGTCTGGGACTGGGCTTTACCATCGCCTGGCTCGTCGATCCGCTGTATGGGCTGATCGCCGGGCTGCCGCTGGTGCTGATCTTCGAGGCGCTGCACGTGCCCAATCTCAAAGAAGAGGCGGCCACCGATCCAAAAACCGGCCTGGCGAACATGCGCCACTTCAACGAGATGATCAGGCGCGATCTTGAGCGAGCCAGCCGCACCGGACAGCCGCTCAGCCTGCTGATCTGCGATCTGGACTATCTGCGCAACATCAATAACACCTACGGGCATCAGGCAGGCGACACCGTGCTGCTGGGCATTGCCGCTATCCTGCGGCGACACATTCGCAGCAGCGATGTCGCGGCGCGCTTCGGCGGCGAAGAGTTTGTCGTGCTGCTGGCTGATACGGATGTCGCGGGCGCGCAAAAGGTTGCCGATCGCATCCGCTCCGATTTTGAGCATACGCGCTTCGACATCGACAGCCCGGACGGGCCGATCGGCGCGACGTTGAGCATCGGCGTGGCGTGCTATCCACGCGATGGAGGGACCGCAGAGGCGTTGTTCCGCTCGGCGGATCTGGCGGTCTATCAGGCGAAGCGCGACGGACGCAACCGCGTCGTCGTATACGCGGCAGCGCCGAGCGCGCCCCTTGAGCTAATGGCAGAGCGATAG
- a CDS encoding DUF2442 domain-containing protein, producing the protein MLTQTRRSRCAAIGQGRGNAVMRQCDPPFATNVSCDSRNLYIRLLHREIAIPLARLPRLLQMTPAQRQRWELLDHGMRVHWPECGVSIAIADLLDATHDATRICEHLAR; encoded by the coding sequence ATGCTTACGCAAACACGCCGTAGCCGGTGCGCCGCTATAGGCCAGGGCCGGGGTAACGCCGTGATGCGGCAGTGTGACCCGCCATTCGCCACCAACGTCTCATGCGACTCGCGCAACCTCTACATCCGGCTGCTCCACCGTGAGATCGCGATTCCGCTTGCGCGGCTGCCGCGTCTGCTACAGATGACTCCAGCGCAGCGCCAGCGCTGGGAATTGCTCGATCACGGAATGCGTGTTCATTGGCCTGAGTGCGGAGTGAGCATCGCCATCGCCGACCTTTTAGACGCGACCCACGATGCCACACGCATCTGTGAGCACCTGGCTCGCTAA
- a CDS encoding universal stress protein: MQAYNCLIPLDGSAFSRQILPFVRRLLPPEHYTITLLRVAAPPEGVGALPPRPLVVDGMVLPEYETAQDAVLAKHPIYASQADENVRAALEDELQADVYYLEAAGFTVKVLVKLGDPAEEIIDLAEQGGSDLVAMATHGRTGLPRLVLGSVAEEALRRLAVPVLLVRPFAHVKVNDLAQARPF, encoded by the coding sequence ATGCAAGCCTATAACTGCCTGATTCCCCTGGACGGCTCCGCTTTTAGCCGCCAGATCTTGCCGTTTGTGCGCCGTCTACTGCCACCTGAGCATTACACCATAACGCTGCTGCGGGTAGCAGCGCCGCCCGAAGGCGTAGGCGCTCTGCCGCCGCGCCCGCTTGTGGTCGACGGCATGGTGCTGCCGGAGTATGAGACAGCTCAGGATGCCGTGCTGGCGAAGCATCCGATCTATGCCTCGCAGGCCGATGAGAATGTCAGGGCCGCGCTTGAAGATGAGCTGCAAGCGGACGTGTACTATCTGGAGGCGGCAGGCTTTACCGTTAAGGTGCTGGTCAAACTGGGCGATCCCGCTGAGGAGATTATCGATCTGGCCGAGCAGGGCGGCAGCGATCTGGTGGCAATGGCAACTCATGGTCGCACCGGCCTGCCGCGCCTGGTGCTGGGCAGCGTGGCCGAGGAAGCGCTCCGGCGGCTTGCGGTCCCGGTGCTGCTCGTACGACCATTTGCCCATGTCAAGGTGAATGATCTGGCACAAGCTCGACCTTTCTAA